One genomic region from Prunus persica cultivar Lovell chromosome G3, Prunus_persica_NCBIv2, whole genome shotgun sequence encodes:
- the LOC109947915 gene encoding uncharacterized protein LOC109947915, with protein sequence MDTQDTSPSVLLFFDKERFIFNAGEYESQLGSHPIASGELGYEIQIREAVVHPNCLTILRFKESRPPSKRRKVMKKLQNKAHRIKQRAAQNYSNFAILIAPSHY encoded by the exons ATGGATACGCAGGATACATCTCCTTCAGTGTTGCTATTCTTTGACAAGGAaagatttatatttaatgctggAGAG tatGAATCACAGTTAGGCAGTCATCCAATTGCTTCAG GTGAGCTTGGGTACGAAATCCAAATACGAGAAGCAGTCGTTCACCCAAATTGTTTAACCATTCTTCGCTTTAAAG AGTCAAGACCTCcatcaaagagaagaaaagtcatgaagaaattgcaaaacaaaGCCCACCGAATTAAACAACGTGCTGCTCAAAACTATTCAAATTTTGCTATTTTAATAGCTCCTTCCCACTATTAA
- the LOC18784190 gene encoding G-type lectin S-receptor-like serine/threonine-protein kinase At4g03230 isoform X1, with amino-acid sequence MIVCRRRRRMTRTNCTITWFTLLLLLCSAHQFCFARDTLTYDTPITDGIRSETLVSAGGEFELGFFTPSSTQSSGLARRYVGIWYHNMSPRTVVWVANREKPVVNSTSTGVFAIKEGNLQVLDSFTDESYWSTELQTPKSSNLVVRLMDSGNLVLFKDGDDHLWQSFQNATDTFIPGMVMDTNLELTSWRNQDDPGIGNFTFKLDQEGDNHFVISRKLIPYWKSGKPGEFSTSAEVIPPMASMFLNFSKSTAIPIGRGYNYNTFTAMTTLKIKYKRTVMNFDGKIQFLTWLEQDTRWSLLRTLEPRDRCSVFNACGNFGSCNSNNWPLVCKCLPGFKPQFAEQWETGDFSGGCERKSTICSEDTFLRLKMMKVGKPDTHIDVDNETGCRNECLNNCQCQAFSYSAGVNSTRRDYTPTSLCWIWLRDLNNLEEEYGHCGEDLSVRVALESTVRDCKPCGTTVIPYPLSTGSDCGDPMYFRFNCNTSTGLVRFVGPNKTLFRVISISPSTRRFVIQEKDVDNCDPRSTSKSQQLNLSLPFKLISWCSANLTSSDTNAVELGWEPPTEPSCTTSADCRDWPHSTCTPARDGQKKCLCNSNFQLNGLNCTRESEEQSRRKMSLSLILIVVAVLTVVIFLACIVCVYIWRRKTTKRRDKINRAQLDSERRVQELMDTTEFTEEDERDIDVPFFDLQSILDATDNFSNANKLGQGGYGPVYKGKFVGDQEIAVKRLSRASRQGLQEFKNEVVLIAKLQHRNLVRLKGFCIEGEEKILLYEYMPNQSLDFYIFDHTKSMVLNWEMRFNIILGIARGLLYLHQDSRLRIIHRDLKTSNILLDEEMNPKISDFGLARIVGGKETESNTNTVVGTYGYMSPEYALGGTFSVKSDVYGFGVVLLEIISGKKNTGFYQSQQTFSLISYAWKLWTENKVLELMDKTLDESCNKSQFIQCVNVGLLCVQEDPVDRPAMSNVLTMLDSEIAISPTPKQPAFLFRRGNNSSRAASSTKPETIAEITTSLEEGR; translated from the exons ATGATAGtctgcagaagaagaagaaggatgaCAAGAACAAATTGCACCATTACATGGTTTACATTGTTACTCTTGTTATGCTCTGCGCACCAGTTTTGTTTTGCTAGGGACACACTCACATATGACACTCCAATTACAGACGGCATTCGATCAGAAACTCTTGTTTCAGCTGGAGGAGAATTTGAACTGGGATTTTTTACACCTTCATCAACACAAAGCTCTGGCCTTGCTAGAAGATATGTTGGCATTTGGTATCACAATATGAGTCCAAGGACAGTTGTTTGGGTTGCTAACAGAGAGAAGCCAGTTGTCAATTCAACTAGCACTGGAGTTTTTGCGATCAAAGAAGGTAACCTCCAAGTGTTGGATAGTTTTACTGATGAGTCTTATTGGTCAACAGAGCTTCAAACACCCAAGTCTTCAAATTTGGTGGTGAGGCTTATGGATTCTGGGAATCTGGTGTTGTTTAAGGATGGTGATGATCATTTGTGGCAGAGCTTTCAAAACGCAACTGATACATTCATTCCTGGGATGGTGATGGATACAAACTTAGAATTGACTTCATGGAGAAACCAAGATGACCCAGGAATTGGGAACTTCACCTTCAAGCTAGATCAAGAAGGAGACAATCATTTTGTTATTTCAAGAAAATTAATTCCTTATTGGAAAAGTGGAAAGCCAGGTGAGTTTTCCACTTCAGCTGAAGTGATTCCTCCCATGGCAAGtatgtttttaaatttcagcAAGAGTACTGCCATACCTATAGGTCGAGGATATAATTATAATACTTTTACAGCTATGACCAcattgaaaatcaaatataaaagaaCGGTGAtgaattttgatggaaagATACAGTTTCTGACCTGGCTTGAACAAGACACGCGGTGGAGTTTGCTTCGGACGCTGGAGCCAAGAGATCGATGCAGTGTGTTTAATGCTTGTGGGAACTTTGGCAGCTGTAACAGTAATAATTGGCCGTTGGTGTGCAAATGTTTGCCAGGTTTTAAACCCCAGTTTGCAGAGCAATGGGAAACTGGAGACTTTTCAGGTGGATGTGAAAGGAAGTCGACAATATGTAGCGAGGACACTTTCTTGAGATTGAAGATGATGAAAGTGGGAAAACCAGACACACACATCGATGTTGACAATGAAACAGGATGCAGGAACGAGTGCTTAAATAACTGCCAGTGCCAGGCTTTCTCATATAGTGCAGGTGTAAACAGCACCAGAAGGGATTATACACCTACTTCCTTGTGCTGGATATGGTTGAGGGATCTAAATAATCTTGAAGAAGAGTATGGACATTGTGGCGAAGACCTCTCTGTTCGAGTTGCCTTAG AATCAACCGTAAGAGACTGCAAGCCTTGTGGCACAACCGTCATTCCTTATCCCCTCAGCACTGGATCGGATTGCGGTGACCCCATGTACTTCCGTTTCAACTGCAACACCAGCACAGGCCTGGTTAGGTTCGTGGGACCGAATAAAACCTTGTTTAGAGTTATTAGCATCAGCCCAAGTACACGAAGATTTGTCATCCAAGAAAAAGATGTGGATAATTGTGATCCTAGGAGCACATCCAAAAGTCAGCAGCTCAACCTGTCACTGCCATTTAAGTTGATCAGTTGGTGCAGTGCCAACCTTACATCTAGTGATACTAATGCAGTAGAGTTGGGTTGGGAGCCGCCGACCGAACCATCCTGTACAACATCTGCAGACTGTAGGGATTGGCCGCATTCAACTTGCACTCCAGCAAGAGATGGACAGAAAAAATGCCTTTGCAATTCCAATTTTCAGTTGAATGGCTTAAATTGTACTCGAG AGTCAGAAGAACAATCTAGAAGAAAAATGTCATTGTCTCTGATACTGATAGTTGTGGCCGTCCTTACAGTTGTGATTTTTCTGGCGTGCATTGTTTGTGTTTATATATGGAGAAGAAAGACAACCAAGAGACGAG ATAAAATAAATCGAGCACAACTGGATAGTGAAAGACGAGTTCAAGAGTTGATGGACACAACTGAGTTCAcggaagaagatgagagagatATAGATGTACCCTTTTTCGATTTGCAAAGCATACTGGATGCTACAGATAATTTCTCAAATGCAAACAAACTTGGACAAGGGGGCTATGGACCTGTTTACAAG GGCAAGTTTGTTGGAGATCAAGAAATCGCGGTAAAGAGGTTATCAAGGGCTTCAAGACAAGGCTTACAGGAATTTAAGAATGAGGTGGTGCTGATTGCCAAACTTCAACACCGAAACCTTGTTAGGCTTAAAGGATTTTGCAtcgaaggagaagaaaaaattttaCTCTATGAGTACATGCCTAACCAAAGTCTAGACTTCTATATATTTG ATCATACAAAAAGCATGGTTCTCAATTGGGAGATGCGCTTCAACATCATTTTGGGAATCGCTCGAGGACTTCTTTATCTTCATCAAGATTCCCGATTGAGGATCATTCACAGAGATTTGAAAACCAGCAACATTCTCTTAGATGAGGAGATGAACCCCAAAATATCTGACTTCGGCTTGGCAAGGATTGTTGGAGGCAAAGAAACTGAGTCGAATACAAACACAGTAGTTGGAACTTA tggatACATGTCTCCGGAGTACGCATTAGGTGGAACTTTCTCAGTGAAATCAGATGTGTATGGCTTCGGTGTGGTTCTTCTTGAGATAATCAGTGGAAAAAAGAACACAGGATTTTATCAATCCCAACAAACTTTCAGCCTCATAAGTTAT GCATGGAAACTGTGGACAGAAAACAAGGTTTTGGAACTAATGGACAAGACTTTGGATGAAAGTTGCAACAAAAGTCAATTTATTCAGTGTGTCAATGTTGGGCTCTTATGCGTGCAAGAAGACCCTGTTGACCGTCCCGCCATGTCAAATGTTCTTACCATGCTTGACAGTGAAATTGCAATCTCTCCAACTCCTAAACAACCAGCCTTTCTCTTTAGGAGAGGCAACAACTCCAGCAGAGCTGCTTCTTCTACTAAGCCAGAAACAATTGCCGAAATAACTACAAGTCTAGAAGAAGGTAGATAA
- the LOC109948143 gene encoding uncharacterized protein LOC109948143: MCVEDVEKLVNDRLRDLKTGGNFEDSLRKEMDQVNSTPFTLDIEQAAHPKRFSTPSFTHFKGDFDPESHIKHFKSIMIFYKANDALMCKVFVMTLQGAAQDWFHTLSSGSISSFKELVYVFTKEYTSYRKIKKNPDHLFNLQKKDDESFQDYIKRFKTERANIIGCDDRIASSAFKRGLPIECKLCRELTISSCQTLVEVFATVERYALWDDDRIAAKKAAKQADQPVEPASQRNGMIKDKDGGKHEL; encoded by the coding sequence ATGTGCGTAGAAGACGTTGAGAAGCTCGTGAATGACCGACTTCGAGACTTGAAGACTGGAGGAAACTTCGAGGATTCACTACGTAAGGAGATGGACCAAGTGAACTCTACGCCTTTCACCCTCGATATCGAGCAGGCTGCTCACCCGAAGAGATTCTCAACACCTTCATTCACGCATTTCAAAGGGGATTTCGATCCCGAGAGCCATATAAAGCACTTCAAAAGTATCATGATCTTTTACAAGGCTAACGACGCGCTGATGTGCAAGGTGTTTGTAATGACCTTGCAAGGAGCAGCccaagactggttccacaccTTGTCATCTGGGTCgatcagcagcttcaaggagctagTTTACGTCTTCACCAAAGAATACACTTCTTACCGGAagatcaagaagaaccctgaccaTCTGTTCAACCTGCAAAAGAAGGACGATGAATCCTTCCaagattacatcaagaggttCAAAACAGAAAGGGCAAACATCATTGGATGTGACGATCGAATTGCGTCATCGGCCTTCAAGAGGGGCTTGCCAATTGAGTGTAAGCTGTGTCGCGAGCTGACCATCTCTTCTTGCCAAACACTAGTAGAAGTCTTCGCGACAGTAGAGCGCTATGCACTTTGGGACGATGACCGGATCGCCGCAAAGAAAGCTGCCAAGCAAGCCGATCAACCGGTTGAGCCGGCAAGCCAAAGAAATGGCATGATAAAAGACAAGGATGGGGGCAAGCACGAATTATAG
- the LOC18784190 gene encoding G-type lectin S-receptor-like serine/threonine-protein kinase At4g03230 isoform X2 encodes MIVCRRRRRMTRTNCTITWFTLLLLLCSAHQFCFARDTLTYDTPITDGIRSETLVSAGGEFELGFFTPSSTQSSGLARRYVGIWYHNMSPRTVVWVANREKPVVNSTSTGVFAIKEGNLQVLDSFTDESYWSTELQTPKSSNLVVRLMDSGNLVLFKDGDDHLWQSFQNATDTFIPGMVMDTNLELTSWRNQDDPGIGNFTFKLDQEGDNHFVISRKLIPYWKSGKPGEFSTSAEVIPPMASMFLNFSKSTAIPIGRGYNYNTFTAMTTLKIKYKRTVMNFDGKIQFLTWLEQDTRWSLLRTLEPRDRCSVFNACGNFGSCNSNNWPLVCKCLPGFKPQFAEQWETGDFSGGCERKSTICSEDTFLRLKMMKVGKPDTHIDVDNETGCRNECLNNCQCQAFSYSAGVNSTRRDYTPTSLCWIWLRDLNNLEEEYGHCGEDLSVRVALESTVRDCKPCGTTVIPYPLSTGSDCGDPMYFRFNCNTSTGLVRFVGPNKTLFRVISISPSTRRFVIQEKDVDNCDPRSTSKSQQLNLSLPFKLISWCSANLTSSDTNAVELGWEPPTEPSCTTSADCRDWPHSTCTPARDGQKKCLCNSNFQLNGLNCTRVVIFLACIVCVYIWRRKTTKRRDKINRAQLDSERRVQELMDTTEFTEEDERDIDVPFFDLQSILDATDNFSNANKLGQGGYGPVYKGKFVGDQEIAVKRLSRASRQGLQEFKNEVVLIAKLQHRNLVRLKGFCIEGEEKILLYEYMPNQSLDFYIFDHTKSMVLNWEMRFNIILGIARGLLYLHQDSRLRIIHRDLKTSNILLDEEMNPKISDFGLARIVGGKETESNTNTVVGTYGYMSPEYALGGTFSVKSDVYGFGVVLLEIISGKKNTGFYQSQQTFSLISYAWKLWTENKVLELMDKTLDESCNKSQFIQCVNVGLLCVQEDPVDRPAMSNVLTMLDSEIAISPTPKQPAFLFRRGNNSSRAASSTKPETIAEITTSLEEGR; translated from the exons ATGATAGtctgcagaagaagaagaaggatgaCAAGAACAAATTGCACCATTACATGGTTTACATTGTTACTCTTGTTATGCTCTGCGCACCAGTTTTGTTTTGCTAGGGACACACTCACATATGACACTCCAATTACAGACGGCATTCGATCAGAAACTCTTGTTTCAGCTGGAGGAGAATTTGAACTGGGATTTTTTACACCTTCATCAACACAAAGCTCTGGCCTTGCTAGAAGATATGTTGGCATTTGGTATCACAATATGAGTCCAAGGACAGTTGTTTGGGTTGCTAACAGAGAGAAGCCAGTTGTCAATTCAACTAGCACTGGAGTTTTTGCGATCAAAGAAGGTAACCTCCAAGTGTTGGATAGTTTTACTGATGAGTCTTATTGGTCAACAGAGCTTCAAACACCCAAGTCTTCAAATTTGGTGGTGAGGCTTATGGATTCTGGGAATCTGGTGTTGTTTAAGGATGGTGATGATCATTTGTGGCAGAGCTTTCAAAACGCAACTGATACATTCATTCCTGGGATGGTGATGGATACAAACTTAGAATTGACTTCATGGAGAAACCAAGATGACCCAGGAATTGGGAACTTCACCTTCAAGCTAGATCAAGAAGGAGACAATCATTTTGTTATTTCAAGAAAATTAATTCCTTATTGGAAAAGTGGAAAGCCAGGTGAGTTTTCCACTTCAGCTGAAGTGATTCCTCCCATGGCAAGtatgtttttaaatttcagcAAGAGTACTGCCATACCTATAGGTCGAGGATATAATTATAATACTTTTACAGCTATGACCAcattgaaaatcaaatataaaagaaCGGTGAtgaattttgatggaaagATACAGTTTCTGACCTGGCTTGAACAAGACACGCGGTGGAGTTTGCTTCGGACGCTGGAGCCAAGAGATCGATGCAGTGTGTTTAATGCTTGTGGGAACTTTGGCAGCTGTAACAGTAATAATTGGCCGTTGGTGTGCAAATGTTTGCCAGGTTTTAAACCCCAGTTTGCAGAGCAATGGGAAACTGGAGACTTTTCAGGTGGATGTGAAAGGAAGTCGACAATATGTAGCGAGGACACTTTCTTGAGATTGAAGATGATGAAAGTGGGAAAACCAGACACACACATCGATGTTGACAATGAAACAGGATGCAGGAACGAGTGCTTAAATAACTGCCAGTGCCAGGCTTTCTCATATAGTGCAGGTGTAAACAGCACCAGAAGGGATTATACACCTACTTCCTTGTGCTGGATATGGTTGAGGGATCTAAATAATCTTGAAGAAGAGTATGGACATTGTGGCGAAGACCTCTCTGTTCGAGTTGCCTTAG AATCAACCGTAAGAGACTGCAAGCCTTGTGGCACAACCGTCATTCCTTATCCCCTCAGCACTGGATCGGATTGCGGTGACCCCATGTACTTCCGTTTCAACTGCAACACCAGCACAGGCCTGGTTAGGTTCGTGGGACCGAATAAAACCTTGTTTAGAGTTATTAGCATCAGCCCAAGTACACGAAGATTTGTCATCCAAGAAAAAGATGTGGATAATTGTGATCCTAGGAGCACATCCAAAAGTCAGCAGCTCAACCTGTCACTGCCATTTAAGTTGATCAGTTGGTGCAGTGCCAACCTTACATCTAGTGATACTAATGCAGTAGAGTTGGGTTGGGAGCCGCCGACCGAACCATCCTGTACAACATCTGCAGACTGTAGGGATTGGCCGCATTCAACTTGCACTCCAGCAAGAGATGGACAGAAAAAATGCCTTTGCAATTCCAATTTTCAGTTGAATGGCTTAAATTGTACTCGAG TTGTGATTTTTCTGGCGTGCATTGTTTGTGTTTATATATGGAGAAGAAAGACAACCAAGAGACGAG ATAAAATAAATCGAGCACAACTGGATAGTGAAAGACGAGTTCAAGAGTTGATGGACACAACTGAGTTCAcggaagaagatgagagagatATAGATGTACCCTTTTTCGATTTGCAAAGCATACTGGATGCTACAGATAATTTCTCAAATGCAAACAAACTTGGACAAGGGGGCTATGGACCTGTTTACAAG GGCAAGTTTGTTGGAGATCAAGAAATCGCGGTAAAGAGGTTATCAAGGGCTTCAAGACAAGGCTTACAGGAATTTAAGAATGAGGTGGTGCTGATTGCCAAACTTCAACACCGAAACCTTGTTAGGCTTAAAGGATTTTGCAtcgaaggagaagaaaaaattttaCTCTATGAGTACATGCCTAACCAAAGTCTAGACTTCTATATATTTG ATCATACAAAAAGCATGGTTCTCAATTGGGAGATGCGCTTCAACATCATTTTGGGAATCGCTCGAGGACTTCTTTATCTTCATCAAGATTCCCGATTGAGGATCATTCACAGAGATTTGAAAACCAGCAACATTCTCTTAGATGAGGAGATGAACCCCAAAATATCTGACTTCGGCTTGGCAAGGATTGTTGGAGGCAAAGAAACTGAGTCGAATACAAACACAGTAGTTGGAACTTA tggatACATGTCTCCGGAGTACGCATTAGGTGGAACTTTCTCAGTGAAATCAGATGTGTATGGCTTCGGTGTGGTTCTTCTTGAGATAATCAGTGGAAAAAAGAACACAGGATTTTATCAATCCCAACAAACTTTCAGCCTCATAAGTTAT GCATGGAAACTGTGGACAGAAAACAAGGTTTTGGAACTAATGGACAAGACTTTGGATGAAAGTTGCAACAAAAGTCAATTTATTCAGTGTGTCAATGTTGGGCTCTTATGCGTGCAAGAAGACCCTGTTGACCGTCCCGCCATGTCAAATGTTCTTACCATGCTTGACAGTGAAATTGCAATCTCTCCAACTCCTAAACAACCAGCCTTTCTCTTTAGGAGAGGCAACAACTCCAGCAGAGCTGCTTCTTCTACTAAGCCAGAAACAATTGCCGAAATAACTACAAGTCTAGAAGAAGGTAGATAA